The Neoarius graeffei isolate fNeoGra1 chromosome 1, fNeoGra1.pri, whole genome shotgun sequence region tctgcctctctctctctgtgtctctctctgtgtctctctctgtgtctgtctgcctctctctctgtctctctttctgtgtctgtctgcctctctctctctctctctctgtctctctctgtctgtctgcctctctctctgtgtgtgtctctctctctgtgtctgtctgcctctctctctctgtctctctctctctctctctctgtgtgtctgtctgcctctctctctctgtctctctctgtgtctgcctctctctctctgtctgtctctctgtctgtctgcctctctctctctgtctctctctgtctgtctgcctctctctgtctctctgtgtctgtctgcctctctctctctctctctgtctctctctgtgtctgtctgcctctctctctctctctctctctctctctctgtctctttctgtatgtctgcctctctctctctctgtctctctctctgtgtctgtctgcctctctctctctgtgtctctctctgtgtctctctctgtgtctgtctgcctctctctctgtctctctttctgtgtctgtctgcctctctctctctctctctctgtctctctctgtctgtctgcctctctctctgtgtgtgtctctctctctgtgtctgtctgcctctctctctctgtctctctctctgtgtctgtctgcatctctctctgtctgtctctctgcctctctctctgtgtgtctctctctgtgtctgtctgcctctctctctctctctctgtgtctgtctgcctctctctctctgtgtctctctctctctctgcctctctctctctgtgtgtctctctctgtctctctctgtgtctgtctgcctctctctctgtgtctctctctgtgtttgtctgtctctctctctctctgtgtgtctatctgcctctctctctctctctctctctgtgtctctctctgtgatctctgcctctctgtctctctctgtgtctgtctgcctcactctctctctctgtgtctgtctgcctctctctctgtgtctctctctgtctctctgcctctctctctctgtgtctctctgtgtctgtctgcctctctctgtgtgtgtctctctctgtgtttgtctgtctctctctttctctctctctctctctgtgtctgtctgcctctctctctctgtgtgtctgtctgtctgtctgtctgtctgtctatctctctctgtgtctgtctgtctctctctctttctctctgtgtctgtctgcctctctctctgtctgtctctctctgtgtctctctctcgttctctctctctgtgtctgtctgcatctctctctgtctgtctctctgcctctctctctgtgtctctctctgtgtctgtctgcctctctctctctgtgtctgtttgcctctctctctgtgtctctctctgtctctctctctctgtgtctcactctgtgtctgtctgcctctctctgtgtgtgtctctctctgtgtttgtctgtctctctctctctctgtgtctttctgcctctctctctctctgtctgtctctctctgtctgtctctctcattctctctctctctgtctgtctgcctctctctctgtctgtctctctctctgtctgtctgcctcgctctctgtgtctctctctgtgtctctctgtgtttgtctgtctgcctctctctctctgtctgtctgcctctctctctctgtctgtctgtctctctctctctgtgtctgtctgcctctctctctctgtgtctctctctatctctctgcctctctctctctgtgtgtctctctctgtctctctctgtgtctgtctgcctctctctctgtgtctctctctgtgtttgtctgtctctctctctctctgtgtgtctatctgcctctctctctctctctctctctgtgtctctctctgtgatctctgcctctctgtctctctctgtgtctgtctgcctcactctctctctctgtgtctgtctgcctctctctctgtgtctctctctgtctctctgcctctctctctctgtgtctctctgtgtctgtctgcctctctctgtgtgtgtctctctctgtgtttgtctgtctctctctttctctctctctctctctgtgtctgtctgcctctctctctctgtgtgtctgtctgtctgtctgtctgtctgtctgtctatctctctctgtgtctgtctgtctctctctctttctctctgtgtctgtctgcctctctctctgtctgtctctctctgtgtctctctctcgttctctctctctgtgtctgtctgcatctctctctgtctgtctctctgcctctctctctgtgtctctctctgtgtctgtctgcctctctctctctgtgtctgtttgcctctctctctgtgtctctctctgtctctctctctctgtgtctcactctgtgtctgtctgcctctctctgtgtgtgtctctctctgtgtttgtctgtctctctctctctctgtgtctttctgcctctctctctctctgtctgtctctctctgtctgtctctctcattctctctctctctgtctgtctgcctctctctctgtctgtctctctctctgtctgtctgcctcgctctctgtgtctctctctgtgtctctctgtgtttgtctgtctgcctctctctctctgtctgtctgcctctctctctctgtctgtctgtctctctctctctgtgtctgtctgcctctctctctgtctgtctctctctctgtgtctgtctgcctctctctctgtctgtctttttctctctctgtgtgtctgtctgcctctctctctgtctgtctctctgtctgccccctctctgtgtctctctctctgtgtctgtctgtctgtgtgtgtgtctgtgtgtctgtctgtctctctccatgtgtctgtctctctctctgtctgtctctctctctctgtgtctgtctgcctctctctgtctgtctgtctctctctctctctgtctgtctgtctctctctctgtctgtctctgcctctctctgtctctctctgtgtctgtctgcctctctctctctgtctctctctgtgtctgtctgcctctctctctctgtctctctctctgtgtttgtctgcctctctctctctctgtgtctctctctctctgtgtctgtctgcctctctctgtctctctctctgtctgtctgcctctctctctctgtgtctctctctgtgtttgtctgtctctctctctttctctctctgtctctctgtctgtctgcctctctctctctctctctgtgtctgtctgcctctctctgtctgtctgtctgtctgtctctctctctctctctgtgtctgtctgtctctccttctctctctctctgtctgtctgcctctctctctctctctctctctctctctgtgtctctctctgtctgtctgcctctctctctctgtgtctctctctctgtctgtctgcctctctctctctgtctctctctctgtgtctgtctgtgtctctctctgtctgtctctctgcctctctctctctctctctctctctctctctctctctgtgtctctctctgtgtctgtctgcctctctctctctctctgtgtctgtctgcctctctctctgtgtctctctctgtctctctgcctctctctctctctctgtgtctctctctgtgtctgtctgcctctctctctgtgtgtctctctctgtgtttgtctgtctctctctttctctctctctctctgtgtctatctgcctctctctctctgtgtctctctctgtgatctctgcctctctctctgtgtgtgtgtgtctctctctgtgtctgtctgcctctctctctgtgtgtgtctgtctgtctgtctgtctctctctgtgtctgtctgtctctctctctttctctctctttgtctgtttgcctctctctctgtctgtctctctctgtgtctgtctctcttattctctctctctgtctgtctgcatctctctctgtctgtctctctgcctctctctctctctctctgtctctctctgtgtctgtctgcctctctctctctctctctctctctctgtgtctgtttgcctctctctctctgtctctctctgtctctctgcctctctctctctgtgtctcactctgtctgtcttcctctctctctctgtgtctctctctgtgtttgtctgtctctctctttctctctctctctgtgtctttctgcctctctctctctgtatgtctctctcattctctctctctctgtctgtctgcctctctctctctgtctgtctctctctctgtgtctgtctgcctctctctctctctgtgtctctctctgtgtctgtctgtctgcctctctctctctgtgtctctctgtgtctgtctgtctgcctctctctgtctgtctgtctgtctctctctctctctctctctctctctctctctctctctctgtgtctgtctgcctctctctctgtctgtctctctctgtgtgtgtctgtctgcctctctctctgtctgtctctctgtctgccccctctctgtgtctctctctctgtgtctgtctgtctgtgtgtgtgtctgtctgtctgtctctctctgtgtgtctgtctctctctctgtctgtctgtctctctctctgtctctctctctgtctgtctgtctctgtgggtgtgtgtctgtctctgtgtgtgtgtctgtctgtctctctctctgtgtgtgtgtgagtgtctgtctgcctctctctctgtgtctgcctctctctctcgctgtctgtctgtctctgtctctctctcgctctgtgtgtgtatgtgtgtgagagagagaatgtccgTGCGTAATTTTGCATTATTCTCCAAATACTGCTCTTTTCTCCCCCTGCGCATTAGTGTTAGTTTATGTTGCATATAAGGTTGATTTGTTAATTACAATAACCATAAACCAGTATTAACATACAgccttcatttcatttcatttcatttcatttcatgtgTCTTCATTTCAagattgtgtgtgcgtgtgtgtgttgtgcgtgGGTGAGATGACACTGTTCATGGCACCTGAACCATCACATGACTGAAGTCTGTACTCTCCTAAAAGGGATCTTTCAGGCTTCTTAAAAAAATCATACACCTAGGAATAAGGATTAAATCTATAATCAAAGGGGTTCCTCGGATCCTCCATCTTGGGAACCATTAAAAGTTGTACTATATGTGGAAGTGCTTCTCCGTCTGAGAGGGTTTCaagtcaaaactttttttttaagaaacgtAAGAACCTATATCCAAACACCAGTTGAAggcacagcactgtgcaaaagtctgagataCTCTAATAGAGTAGCTTTAAATAGAAATTCTTGTCTTAGATGTTTATTTTATGCCTTtagcattattgagtcagtaaagCATTTCACATTTCCAAACATTACTTTCACTCATTAATTTACATCTTTCATTTTTATATtctaacaacagcaacaacaacaacaacaacagaatgtTAGGGAAACGTTTGTCTGTCAGTAAAAAAGTGACATATTACATAATACACCACTcgtcagacaaaaaacaaaaacataatgaGGCTATCAGGTTTAacctgtaagagagagagagaaagagagagaggcaagtgtgacagtcacacATTTTTAATCTCCAGAAAAATGGCAGCAGATCATCTgagatctcatcatctgtagccgctttatcctgttctacagggtcacaggcaagctggagcctatcccagctgactatgggtgaaaggcggggtacaccttggacaagtcgccaggtcatcacagggctgacacatagacacagacaaccattcacattcacacctacggtcaatttagagtcaccagttagcctaacctgcatgtctttggactgtgggggaaaccggagcacccggaggaaacccacacggacaacatgcaaactccgcacagaaaggccctcgctggccacggggctcgaacccagaccttcttgctgtgaggcgacagcgctaaccactacaccaccgtgccacccttatctGAGATACTTAGAAAAAACTTACCAGTCTAATTCCatataaaactgcacaaaatgtACCTGAGGCTACTGATGCATTTTTAAAGCACATGCTCATAACACCAAATAGTATTTCATTATTTTGCTGTTTACAGCATATTCTATgtatagaaacatttaatttaattttcattCATAGCTTTTGAAGCTATTGttgctttacagcatttctttcaaCATGCAGCAGCATTGTATGTGTATGAAAAGTAACAGATGTTCACCAGTGGTAATGTTGCTGCACGCAAAATATGATGAGTAtctaatatcaaatttaccacaaTAACACTAAGTCATAATTGCAAGAAACTTGCTCTTTATTACAAGTTTAATATTTTTCTGCTATAAACGTACCTCTGCTCAGTCTGGACACATTGTCAGTGGTGTTCCTGGGATCATTGGGTATtttgggtctttcaacatcatacacaCTCCTCCAGGTGACCCCACCAGGGTTAATCAGACCCCAGCATGTGTCTAGACAGCTCTATACTCTATCCCCATGGATCTCCTCTTTTTAGCCACAACCATCTTGAGGCTCTCTCAGCCGCTTCGATGGTGCTGCAGATAGTGCTCCTCTCACCTTCGAAACTACTGAAGGCTCTGGCTAGAGAACTAGCCACGAATCCCCTACAGCTGACTTTCACTGGGAGATACCTGGCTCTCCATCCTGACTGCTGACAATTGCTGATCAGTTCCGCGTAGTTGTAGAGCTTCCTTTCGAAGGCTTCATCCAAGTGATCTTTCCATGGCACTGTTAGCTCCAGCAGCACCACTTGCTTGGTGGATTCAGACACAAGGACAATGTCTGGTCACAGGGTAGTGACTGCAATGTGGCTTGGGAACTTCAGCTGCTGTCTGAGGCCCATCGATAGTTGCCAGTCTCCTGCTCAGGTCAGGATGCCTGCAAATGATGATCTCTTGGCAGGATTTGGCTGCTGTCCAGCTCTGACAAAGGCAATGGTCTTCTTGGAGGGTTGGCATCGCTTTGCCCAATCATGTCCAGTGCTGATTGCTTTGGTGATAGTCTTCAGGACCTGATTGTGCCTCCATCAGTACTGTTCCTCTCTAAGTGCCTTTGTACAGCTACTGAGGATGTGTTCTAGGGTTCCTTGTTTGGAACACAGTAGGTATTCTGGTGACTCTGCTTTGTCCAAGTGTGCAGATTTGATGGGCTTGGAAGAACATCGTATACTGCCTGGGTGAGAAATTTGATGCGGTGAGGCTCAGCTTTTCAGAGCTTAGACACTTTTCTCTCAACCGTATTCTCCCATCTAGTCCACATTCTCTGCTGCTTCATTCCCACCACCTTGCAGGATCTCATCTCCTCCACTGCTGCTCTCACCTCATCCTGCACTAGGCGGGACCCTTCCTTCCCTCTGATGGAATTTGGGGGAGTTAGAAAGGATCCTAGCCTGGCTCGGCCTTGAGTGACCACTCTGACCACCCTCCTGTGATGCAGCCTTGTCTCCGCTTCCTGAACagcatcctctgtcctccactttctACCAGTCCTCACTTGGATCCCTGCATTGGCCACCATTGGATTACTTGAGTCTCTGCACTGTACCACTTCTCTGGCTCTTGTTACTTTAAATTCTTCCTCCAAGGATTTGAAGGGCAGTTGCAATTTGTTGTGTCCATAGAGTGCGATGCTGCTCAGGCTCTTTGGCAGCCTTAACCATCTCCTGAGGTACAGTAGTTGCTGACCTTTCTCTCCAATGTCTCAACAGTTGAGAGTGAGACTGCATAGACAAGGAGGGGCTACAGGATTCTGGGAAGAATGCCATGTTGGTAGATCCAGGCTTTAAACATCCCAGGTAGGCCAGACTTGTCCACGGCTTTCAGCCAGCCATCCAATGCCGTGCAAGCTGACTGAATGGATGCTGTGTCCTTCAGAGAGCTGTCAGAAACCTTGCCCAAACTCTTGACTGGCTTCTCTGTGATGGCTGTGCCTGGAACTTGTAAACTGGAACTTGTCCTCCACCATGCCCTTTCTCAGCACCATGGATCTTGATTTAGCTGGTCTGAAATGCATCCATCTGTTTTTCCAACTCCTTCAGAATCCACTGGCAGCCTGGGACTGAATCTGTGATGACTGTGAGGTCATCTATAAATGCCCTGATGGGTGGTTGCCATTGAGCAGATTTCATTTTAGGCCCTCTACACTCTGGTTCAGCAGACTTGGTAAACATGTTCATGACAATGGTAAACAGCATTACAGAGAGGGAGTACACCCTGTAATGATGCCAATCTCTACCTTGTCCCAGCTTGATGTTATCATTCCTGAAGAGACCCTCATCCTGAAATTATTGTAATTATCAGCGATGAGTTATTGGATCCTGCTGGGGACATGATGTTTAGTCAGTGTAAACTATACCAGCTTATGTGGAATGGAACCATAAGCATTTGCCAGGTCGAGCCATAACATGAACTGGTTTCCTCTATTCTCTCTGGCGTCCCTGATGAGCTGTGACACCACACCAATGTGTTCCAGACAGCCTGGCATCCCTGACATGCCTCCCTTCTGGACTGATGTATTGATGTCTGTGTTCTTAGCCAGGTAGGTGCACAATCACTTGGAGATGGCACTGAAGAAGATCTTTGCCTCAAAACACTACAGAGAGATGATGTGGAACTGCTCTATCTGGATGGAATTTTCCTCCTTTGGGATGCATACCCCTTCAGCCTCTCTGCACTGTTCTGGGGTTTTCCCTCTTCTCCAGAAAACTTGCAAAATTTTCCACAAATGTAGCAAGAGTTTGGGACAGTTCTTGTACACTTTATATGAAGTGCCACTTGGTCCTGGAGCAGAGCTTGCCCTTGCCTTACAGATGACCTCTCTGACCTCTTTCAACTGCACCTCTGACAGGCCAAACTGCACTTGCAATTCAGGAGGATCTATTAGGATGTTACACTCTTCcaactcctgctctctctctgggTCACTGTGTCTGCCTCAGATGTTAGTCTATTTCGTCCTGTAAGCAGACCAGCTTCCCAGTGCGCTTTTGCCCTAGCAGCTCTTTGGTGAACTTGAAGAGGTTGACGATGAAGGCTGCATGTTTCTGGGCCCTTTCACCCTGCTGTCTCCGATGCCACTTGGTCTGGCAGAGGACCTTGATCTTCTTACAAAAGATACACATCAGCTGGGCCAAGCCAATGTGCTCTTCCTTTCCTGCTTCTTTGTACTGAGTCTTCAATGCTTTCATCTCCTGCCTGATATTGTAGATCCTCACCGCTCTATGGTTCTTTTTGTAGTGTGTTCTGAAGCCTTTCTTTTCCTCTTCTCCAAACCATTCAGTGGCAATGCTGACAATGATGGTGGTCATGGCTTGTATCTATCGGCCTCTCTCTTCCCCATTGCCTCCAGAATATGGTCAACATCATCATCAAACTGTTTCCACAGTGTCATCATGTTTGCTGTAGGCCATTTCAAATACTGAAAAAAGTTTAATAGTCACACCACTGGATAAGCAGTAGACTGTCTTACGTGTGAATGTCAATTTGAAACTGGTGGCACTGCTCTGCTGTGACCCGGGCTACCTCATGCTGCTGCTTTAGCATTTTAAGTGTTTTTGTCGTTATTTGTGGggtcttttttaactttttaaccATTTTTTTTATTCAACACGGTGCCTGATCGTGCAAAACAATGTTGCTTTTTTTAAGAGGACTGTTTGTGGCTTTTATTGTCTGGcttatgtgggtggcacggtggtgtagtggttagcacggtcgcctcacagcaagaaggttccgggttcgaacccagcggctggcgcgggcctttctgtgtggagtttgcatgttctccccgtgtctgcgtgggtttcctccgggtgctccggtttcccccacaatccaaagacatgcagttaggttgatgtggggcggccttgggctgaggtgcccttgagcaaggtacctgacccctgactgctccccgggtgctctggtgtggctgcccacactCTGGTGTGgcgctctggtgtgtgtgtgtgttcactgcttcagatgggttaaatgcagaggatgaatttcactgtgcttgaagtgtgcatgtgacgaataaaggttcttCTTCTTATATCATGCCGCCCCTCACCAGAAGGTGCTGGCGCTATGCCGACTGCGCTGCTGAGTTACACCCAGGACCAGCTCCTGCTTCTCCGTATCAACTACACACCGGCCCCCCAGCTACCGTGTGAACTGCTGGCTCGACACCCGGAGAGATGCTGCAGGAGACGGACACGGAAGAAGGAGAAACGTGACGGAGTACGACAGAGACTACGGAGAAGAGCTAATAGACCACCACTGCCCTCCATGCTTCTCTGTAATGTCCACTCCCTGAAGAACAAGGTTGAGGAGCCCAGAGCCAACGCCAGGTTTCTCCACGAGTACTGGGAATCATGCCTGCTCGTGTTCACTGAGACgtggctgcaggaggacgtgcccGA contains the following coding sequences:
- the LOC132885196 gene encoding putative uncharacterized protein DDB_G0271982; this encodes KKTDRERGRQTQRERQERQRDRQREMQTDTERENERETQRE